One Henriciella litoralis genomic window carries:
- a CDS encoding carbonic anhydrase, with amino-acid sequence MPKFAAGVLKFQDNVYPDKQDLFEKLSQGQSPEALFITCSDSRIELAMITQTEPGELFICRNAGNIVPPHTEQTGAMTASIEYAVAVLEVPHIVVCGHSGCGAMKGAMDPEGLSSLPHVAKWLGYSKAAVDIVDELAPDGSDDDRMQMLIEQNVLLQLQHLRTHPSVARRLARGDLDLHGWVYDIRTGGVDAYDPQTGKFTRVDAHYASEIAELAGASDCAA; translated from the coding sequence ATGCCAAAATTCGCAGCCGGCGTACTCAAATTCCAGGACAATGTTTATCCTGACAAACAGGATCTCTTCGAGAAGTTGAGCCAGGGCCAGTCACCCGAAGCGCTCTTCATCACATGTTCGGACTCGCGCATCGAGCTGGCGATGATCACGCAGACTGAGCCTGGCGAACTATTCATTTGCCGCAATGCAGGCAACATCGTCCCCCCGCACACAGAACAGACCGGCGCGATGACCGCCTCGATTGAATACGCTGTAGCAGTGCTTGAAGTCCCACATATCGTTGTCTGCGGCCACTCCGGATGCGGCGCCATGAAAGGCGCGATGGATCCTGAAGGGCTTTCCTCCCTGCCGCACGTCGCAAAATGGCTTGGCTACTCAAAGGCGGCTGTCGACATTGTTGACGAGCTGGCGCCGGACGGCAGCGACGATGACCGCATGCAGATGCTGATTGAGCAAAATGTGCTTCTCCAGCTTCAGCATCTTCGCACGCATCCAAGCGTCGCCCGTCGTCTTGCACGCGGCGATCTCGACCTGCACGGCTGGGTCTACGACATCCGCACCGGCGGCGTTGATGCCTATGACCCGCAAACAGGCAAATTCACGCGCGTCGACGCCCATTACGCCAGCGAGATCGCTGAGCTGGCAGGCGCTAGCGACTGCGCGGCCTAG
- a CDS encoding hydrogen peroxide-inducible genes activator: protein MRPTLRQLQYVVAVAETGRFNEAARLMNVSQPSLSAQIAEAESHLGVRLIERGRKGAILTPIGEEVVRRARRVLTEVEDIKTVVRRSAGQLEGRFRLGTLPTLGPYLLPTAATQLHARFPQLRLSVREEDTRSLDEKLKDGRLDMLISTAEDHLDTASMHLFDEQLFVCAANDHELSAEDGPVGLEALKGREILTLGNGFRLSVIVQDVARMAGAHISTEYEGTSLDAIRQMAVMGAGVAILPSLYALVEARRDPFQVVRPLGFPAARREISLVWRQDSPLAESMESIGKVLRDVAASILSTDAPVSD from the coding sequence ATGCGACCAACTCTTAGACAATTGCAGTACGTGGTGGCAGTCGCCGAAACCGGTCGGTTCAATGAGGCGGCGCGCCTCATGAATGTGAGCCAGCCCAGCCTTTCAGCCCAGATTGCAGAGGCAGAATCACATCTTGGCGTCCGCCTGATCGAGCGTGGCCGCAAAGGCGCGATTCTTACCCCGATTGGTGAGGAGGTCGTGCGGCGGGCGCGGCGCGTCCTGACAGAAGTGGAAGACATCAAGACGGTCGTACGCCGATCCGCGGGCCAGCTCGAAGGACGTTTCCGTCTTGGCACGCTGCCGACACTCGGGCCCTATCTTTTGCCGACCGCAGCCACACAGCTGCACGCCCGCTTTCCACAGCTGCGCCTCAGCGTGCGTGAGGAGGACACGCGCTCGCTGGATGAAAAGCTGAAAGACGGACGGCTGGATATGCTGATCTCGACGGCTGAAGACCATCTCGACACAGCGTCCATGCATCTCTTCGATGAGCAGCTTTTTGTCTGCGCGGCGAATGATCATGAGCTTTCTGCGGAAGACGGGCCGGTCGGGCTCGAGGCGCTGAAGGGCCGTGAAATCCTGACGCTCGGCAATGGTTTTCGCCTGTCAGTGATTGTGCAGGACGTCGCCAGGATGGCGGGAGCGCATATCAGTACAGAATATGAGGGCACGTCGCTGGATGCGATCCGGCAGATGGCGGTTATGGGGGCGGGCGTTGCGATCCTGCCGAGCCTCTATGCGCTGGTCGAAGCGCGCCGCGACCCGTTTCAGGTGGTCCGGCCGCTGGGCTTTCCGGCGGCCCGGCGGGAGATCAGTCTGGTATGGCGGCAGGATTCGCCGCTCGCCGAGAGTATGGAGAGTATCGGCAAGGTGCTGCGGGACGTCGCCGCGAGCATCCTCTCAACAGATGCACCTGTGTCAGACTAG
- a CDS encoding NnrU family protein, which translates to MLIMLAGLVLFFGPHLFTTFRTRQPGQDLRAKLGYGPYMGLFSLITIIGVALIAYGYGAMRPATVLWSPPTALKHINVLIQLFAFIILFAAYTPTGYIKKTLKHPMLVGVKLWAFGHLLANGELNSILLFGSFLAYAVLDRIVLKKRGDNGPPADVKPSVLGDILAAAIGIGVWLLLLLWLHPILFGMPALPGRG; encoded by the coding sequence ATGTTGATCATGCTTGCCGGTCTGGTGCTGTTTTTCGGGCCGCACCTCTTTACGACTTTCCGCACCCGCCAGCCGGGGCAGGACCTCCGGGCGAAGCTCGGCTATGGGCCGTATATGGGGCTCTTCAGCCTGATCACGATCATTGGTGTCGCCCTGATTGCTTACGGATACGGCGCGATGCGCCCGGCCACCGTGCTCTGGTCTCCGCCGACGGCACTGAAACATATCAACGTTCTCATCCAGCTGTTCGCCTTTATCATCCTGTTCGCCGCCTATACGCCGACTGGATACATCAAGAAGACGCTGAAGCATCCGATGCTGGTCGGCGTAAAGCTCTGGGCGTTTGGGCATTTGCTGGCCAATGGTGAGCTTAACTCCATTCTCCTGTTTGGCAGCTTCCTTGCCTATGCCGTGCTTGACCGGATCGTGCTGAAAAAGCGCGGCGATAATGGGCCGCCCGCAGATGTGAAACCGTCGGTATTGGGGGACATATTGGCGGCAGCGATCGGGATCGGTGTCTGGCTGCTCCTGTTGTTGTGGCTGCATCCTATCCTGTTCGGCATGCCGGCTTTGCCGGGGCGTGGCTGA
- a CDS encoding FAD-dependent monooxygenase — MPRHAIIVGAGIGGLTAALCLTRQGWQVTVLEAASALENVGAGLQLSPNATRVLLALGLEAPLRKDAFEPEALELCLGRSGQRIFRIPVGSAAETRWGAPYLHIHRADLVRVLADATQGAGNVDLRLNSPVERYENREDGVSVTTKSGETLNADIVIGADGIHSTLRAQMLGPEKPRFTGNLAWRVTVPIHRLNNPPPPTACVWAGRGRHAVTYRLCGGDVVNFVGVVERSDWRGESWVEEGSRRDMLADYAGWNLTLTEIINKADSHFRWALFDRPALSHWTDGRVALLGDACHPMLPFMAQGAAMGIEDAWVLAEELSRDVETPAALKLYETRRLPRATRVQVASRANMKTFHRRTPLSRLATYAPMWAAGQVLPGFVRSRQDWIYGYDVTSTDQ, encoded by the coding sequence ATGCCTCGACACGCCATCATTGTCGGCGCCGGTATCGGCGGTCTGACGGCCGCACTTTGCCTGACGCGACAGGGCTGGCAAGTGACGGTGCTGGAAGCCGCCAGCGCGCTGGAGAATGTCGGCGCAGGGCTCCAGCTCAGCCCCAATGCGACGCGTGTCTTGCTCGCCCTCGGCCTGGAAGCCCCGCTTCGAAAAGATGCATTCGAGCCCGAAGCTCTGGAACTTTGCCTTGGCCGCTCAGGCCAGCGCATCTTTCGTATTCCGGTCGGCTCAGCCGCCGAAACCCGCTGGGGCGCCCCCTATCTCCATATTCACCGGGCCGATCTGGTGCGCGTCCTCGCAGATGCCACGCAAGGCGCGGGCAATGTTGACCTTCGTCTGAACAGCCCGGTTGAACGCTACGAAAACCGCGAAGACGGCGTCAGCGTCACGACAAAATCTGGCGAAACGCTGAACGCTGATATCGTCATTGGCGCCGACGGCATCCACTCAACGCTTCGCGCGCAGATGCTGGGCCCTGAGAAACCGCGCTTCACCGGCAATCTCGCCTGGCGCGTCACGGTCCCGATCCACCGCCTCAACAATCCACCGCCACCGACCGCATGCGTCTGGGCCGGGCGCGGCAGACATGCCGTCACCTACCGTCTCTGCGGCGGCGATGTTGTGAATTTCGTTGGCGTGGTCGAACGATCAGACTGGCGGGGCGAAAGCTGGGTTGAAGAAGGCAGCCGACGCGACATGCTTGCCGACTACGCTGGCTGGAACCTCACGCTCACCGAGATCATCAATAAGGCTGACAGCCATTTCCGCTGGGCACTGTTCGATAGGCCTGCCCTGTCTCACTGGACCGATGGGCGCGTGGCGCTGCTCGGCGATGCCTGCCATCCAATGCTGCCTTTCATGGCGCAGGGCGCGGCCATGGGGATCGAGGACGCCTGGGTGCTGGCCGAAGAGCTATCACGCGACGTCGAAACACCAGCAGCGCTAAAGCTCTATGAAACGCGGCGTTTGCCGCGCGCCACGCGCGTGCAGGTGGCCTCACGCGCCAATATGAAGACCTTCCATCGTCGAACGCCGCTCTCGCGTCTGGCGACCTATGCTCCGATGTGGGCGGCCGGCCAGGTCCTTCCCGGTTTCGTCCGGTCTCGTCAGGACTGGATATACGGTTACGACGTCACCTCGACGGATCAATGA
- a CDS encoding enoyl-CoA hydratase-related protein gives MTDFKTIKVELKGRVAVVTLNRPDSLNALNAEVMAEVAAAFAEIDRNKDIAVSVLTGEGRAFAAGADIKEMQPQSFSDMYVEDYFAGWDRFAACRKPVIAAVNGFALGGGCELAMMCDLIIASEKAKFGQPEIKLGVTPGMGGSIRLTKAIGKAKAMDLVLTGRMIDGEEADRIGLVSRVVSHDDLMSVAMEAAETIAGFSIPSIMAAKEMVGRALELPTTEGVRFERRLFQGLFGTHDQKEGMTAFTEKRAPGFKDS, from the coding sequence ATGACAGACTTCAAGACAATCAAGGTCGAGCTTAAAGGCCGCGTTGCGGTCGTGACGCTCAATCGTCCAGACAGCCTCAACGCGCTGAACGCAGAGGTGATGGCGGAGGTCGCCGCGGCCTTTGCCGAGATCGATCGCAACAAGGACATCGCCGTCAGCGTGCTGACAGGCGAGGGCCGGGCGTTTGCGGCGGGCGCTGACATCAAGGAAATGCAGCCGCAAAGCTTCTCCGACATGTATGTCGAGGATTACTTTGCCGGGTGGGACCGTTTCGCAGCGTGCCGCAAGCCGGTGATCGCGGCGGTGAACGGGTTTGCGCTCGGCGGTGGGTGTGAGCTTGCCATGATGTGCGACCTCATCATCGCGTCGGAAAAGGCGAAATTTGGTCAGCCTGAAATCAAGCTCGGTGTGACGCCGGGCATGGGCGGTTCGATCCGTCTCACCAAGGCGATCGGCAAGGCGAAGGCCATGGATCTCGTTCTGACAGGACGGATGATCGATGGCGAGGAAGCCGACCGGATCGGTCTGGTCAGCCGTGTCGTATCGCATGATGATCTGATGAGTGTGGCGATGGAAGCTGCCGAAACAATTGCCGGCTTTTCCATCCCTTCCATCATGGCGGCCAAGGAAATGGTTGGCCGTGCGCTGGAGCTTCCAACCACGGAAGGCGTCCGCTTCGAGCGGCGCTTGTTCCAGGGACTGTTCGGAACACATGATCAGAAAGAAGGCATGACCGCCTTCACTGAAAAAAGGGCGCCTGGCTTCAAGGATTCCTGA
- a CDS encoding enoyl-CoA hydratase/isomerase family protein has product MTEPSVIARKQGRAGRITLNRPKALHALNLDMCELMTEALIAWQDDADVELIVVDHADGTRGFCAGGDIRMLQESGKADGQEAREFFASEYRLNTLIKEYNKPYVALQDGVTMGGGVGISVHGTYRVATPNTLFAMPESGIGLFPDVGGGWFLPRLDGATGMWLALTGARLKGEDVLAAGVATHFAEDPAGLADKLCEDGVSALDGLKTEASRSYAEHQEEIDACFGKDSVEDIVAALETGSDWAKAQAETLASKSPLTLKVAHRQLTEGGKMSDFRENMKMEYRIGGRLVCTENFIEGVRAVLIDKDHKPNWQPPTLEAVTPELVDSFFAPLGRDELTFI; this is encoded by the coding sequence ATGACCGAGCCAAGTGTAATCGCACGCAAACAAGGCCGGGCAGGTCGGATCACGCTGAACCGGCCAAAGGCGCTGCATGCGCTGAATCTGGACATGTGCGAGCTGATGACCGAGGCGCTGATCGCCTGGCAGGATGATGCGGACGTTGAGCTGATCGTTGTCGATCATGCAGACGGCACGCGCGGGTTTTGCGCGGGCGGCGACATTCGTATGCTGCAGGAGTCCGGCAAGGCTGATGGGCAGGAAGCGCGCGAGTTCTTTGCGTCCGAATATCGGCTCAACACGCTGATCAAGGAATATAACAAGCCCTATGTCGCCCTTCAGGATGGCGTCACGATGGGCGGCGGTGTCGGCATTTCGGTCCATGGGACGTACCGCGTCGCGACGCCAAATACACTATTTGCCATGCCGGAAAGCGGCATTGGCCTTTTCCCGGATGTCGGCGGCGGCTGGTTTCTGCCGCGCCTTGATGGGGCGACAGGCATGTGGCTGGCGCTGACAGGTGCACGCCTGAAAGGTGAGGATGTGCTGGCGGCGGGTGTCGCAACGCATTTTGCTGAGGACCCAGCCGGGCTGGCTGACAAGCTCTGTGAAGACGGCGTGTCCGCGCTCGACGGTCTGAAGACTGAGGCGAGCCGCAGCTATGCCGAACATCAAGAAGAGATCGATGCCTGTTTCGGCAAGGATAGTGTCGAGGACATTGTCGCTGCCCTGGAGACCGGAAGTGATTGGGCCAAGGCGCAGGCCGAGACGCTGGCCTCGAAGTCGCCGCTGACCTTGAAGGTCGCCCATCGTCAGCTGACCGAAGGCGGCAAGATGAGCGATTTCCGCGAGAATATGAAGATGGAGTACCGAATCGGCGGGCGTCTCGTCTGCACCGAAAACTTCATTGAAGGCGTACGCGCCGTGCTGATCGACAAGGATCACAAACCAAACTGGCAGCCGCCAACGCTTGAAGCTGTGACGCCGGAGCTGGTCGACAGCTTTTTCGCGCCGCTTGGGCGTGACGAGCTGACATTCATTTAG
- a CDS encoding NADPH:quinone oxidoreductase family protein, which yields MTAPARMKALLVEALGENYSGCSVTEVETPMPADGELLLKIRAGSLGFPDLLMTQGRYQHKPDLPFIPGGDVSGEVVAVGAGVDGFEVGDRVVTGGLGGAFAEYGTYAASRARKIPDHLDFAAAASVGSAYVTAYVSLVRRANIQPGEWLLVHGAAGGVGLAAVDLGKHLGARVIAAASSDEKLAMIETAYAPEVCLNSSDGFRLKVKEITGSGADVIYDPVGGDVFDESVRCIGFDGRLLVVGFASGRIPTVSVNMPLIKGFSVVGVRAGEYGRRFPEKGRENMEAVWKLVADKAVTPHVHGVYGLADWREAFSEMDERRVVGRVIIDPSR from the coding sequence ATGACGGCACCGGCACGAATGAAGGCGCTTCTCGTTGAGGCGCTGGGTGAGAATTATAGCGGCTGCTCCGTGACCGAGGTTGAAACGCCAATGCCGGCAGATGGCGAGCTGTTGCTCAAGATCCGCGCCGGCAGTTTAGGCTTTCCCGATCTGTTGATGACGCAAGGCCGCTATCAGCACAAACCGGACCTGCCATTTATTCCTGGCGGCGACGTTTCCGGCGAGGTGGTTGCCGTGGGCGCGGGTGTCGACGGATTTGAGGTCGGCGACCGGGTTGTGACGGGCGGTCTTGGCGGGGCGTTTGCGGAGTACGGGACGTACGCAGCGAGCCGCGCCCGCAAGATACCGGACCATCTTGATTTTGCGGCTGCTGCCTCTGTCGGGTCCGCCTATGTGACGGCATATGTGTCCCTGGTGCGCCGGGCGAATATCCAGCCTGGCGAGTGGCTGCTGGTGCACGGCGCGGCGGGCGGCGTCGGACTGGCGGCCGTCGATCTCGGCAAGCATCTCGGCGCGAGGGTCATTGCTGCCGCTTCCAGTGATGAAAAGCTGGCCATGATCGAAACGGCCTATGCGCCGGAGGTGTGCCTCAATTCCTCAGATGGCTTCCGGCTGAAGGTCAAGGAGATCACCGGCAGCGGCGCTGACGTCATCTATGATCCGGTTGGCGGGGATGTGTTTGACGAAAGTGTGCGCTGCATCGGGTTTGATGGCCGTTTGCTGGTCGTTGGTTTTGCGTCAGGGCGCATTCCGACCGTCAGCGTGAACATGCCGCTGATCAAAGGGTTCTCGGTGGTTGGTGTGCGGGCCGGCGAGTATGGGCGCCGGTTCCCCGAGAAAGGCCGGGAGAATATGGAGGCGGTCTGGAAGCTGGTCGCGGACAAGGCGGTCACCCCGCATGTGCACGGGGTCTACGGTTTGGCGGACTGGCGTGAAGCCTTCTCCGAGATGGATGAGCGGCGCGTTGTTGGCCGTGTGATCATTGATCCGTCGAGGTGA
- the mmsB gene encoding 3-hydroxyisobutyrate dehydrogenase has product MTKIAFIGLGNMGSGMCANLAKAGNEVRAFDLSADAIRKAEEAGAKGAPSVGAAVEGAEVVVTMLPAGKHVHQVYFGEDGVTSNAAPGTLFIDCSTIAVEEAREAASKASEAGFTYMDAPVSGGTAAADAGALTFMVGGPDDGFARAKPVLDIMGKNVFHAGAAGNGQVAKIANNMLLGISMIGTCEAFNLAEKLGLDAQTFYDISSTASGQCWSMTSYCPAPGPVPTAPSNRDYQPGFAVAMMLKDLRLALGAAEGAGAETPLGGHARDIYAKLDEDGHAGLDFSGVMKRLKGEI; this is encoded by the coding sequence ATGACGAAGATTGCGTTCATTGGCCTTGGTAATATGGGCTCAGGGATGTGTGCCAACCTCGCCAAGGCGGGAAATGAAGTGCGGGCTTTTGACCTTAGCGCCGATGCTATTCGCAAGGCCGAAGAGGCTGGTGCCAAGGGCGCGCCGTCGGTTGGCGCAGCTGTCGAGGGCGCGGAAGTCGTGGTCACGATGCTCCCGGCGGGAAAGCATGTCCATCAGGTGTATTTCGGCGAAGACGGTGTCACATCAAACGCCGCACCGGGCACGCTTTTCATTGATTGCTCGACAATCGCCGTTGAGGAGGCCCGCGAGGCCGCCAGCAAGGCGAGCGAGGCTGGGTTCACCTATATGGATGCGCCTGTATCAGGCGGCACAGCGGCCGCAGATGCCGGGGCGCTGACCTTCATGGTGGGCGGACCTGACGACGGATTCGCGCGGGCCAAGCCTGTGCTCGACATCATGGGCAAGAATGTCTTCCACGCAGGGGCTGCGGGCAACGGACAGGTCGCCAAGATCGCCAACAATATGCTGCTCGGCATTTCGATGATCGGCACATGCGAAGCGTTCAACCTCGCTGAAAAGCTCGGCCTTGATGCGCAGACTTTCTACGATATTTCGTCCACCGCGTCCGGCCAGTGCTGGTCGATGACGAGCTATTGCCCTGCACCGGGCCCGGTGCCGACAGCGCCGTCCAACCGGGACTATCAGCCGGGCTTTGCGGTCGCGATGATGCTGAAGGATCTGAGGCTGGCGCTTGGCGCGGCTGAAGGCGCAGGCGCAGAGACGCCGCTCGGTGGGCATGCGCGCGACATCTATGCCAAGCTGGATGAGGATGGCCATGCCGGGCTGGATTTCTCAGGTGTGATGAAACGCCTGAAGGGCGAGATCTAG
- a CDS encoding acyl-CoA dehydrogenase family protein: MSLNEEQIMISDMAKNFAMNELRPNAAQWDKEGNLDRSKLEALGELGFGGIYTQEEHGGSGLGRLDAALIFEQLSRGDISHAAFLSIHNMATWMIDSFGDDQLRAKYVPRLTATELIASYCLTEPGAGSDAASLKTTAKLDGDDYVLNGAKVFISGAGFSDVYVVMARTADSGAKGVSTFVVDKDAPGLSFGKHEDKMGWRAQPTAMVNFDDCRIPATNRVGNEGHGFKFAMAGLDGGRLNIAACALGGAQDALDRAFGYVQERKQFGRAIIDFQATQFKLADMETELSAARALLYDAARKVDAGAPDKTKCCAMAKRFVTDTAFKVANDALQLHGGYGYLGDYEVERIVRDLRVHQILEGTNEIMRVIVAREMMKGQV, encoded by the coding sequence ATGAGCCTCAATGAAGAACAGATAATGATTTCCGACATGGCGAAGAATTTCGCCATGAACGAGCTGCGGCCCAATGCGGCGCAGTGGGATAAGGAAGGCAATCTTGATCGCTCAAAGCTGGAAGCTCTGGGCGAGCTTGGCTTTGGCGGGATCTATACGCAGGAAGAACATGGCGGCTCGGGCCTCGGACGGCTCGATGCGGCGCTGATCTTCGAGCAACTCTCGCGCGGCGACATCAGCCATGCGGCCTTCCTGTCGATCCACAATATGGCGACCTGGATGATCGACAGTTTCGGGGATGATCAGCTGCGCGCTAAATATGTGCCGCGTCTGACGGCGACTGAGCTGATCGCCTCTTACTGCCTGACGGAACCGGGCGCAGGCTCTGATGCCGCAAGCCTCAAGACGACGGCGAAGCTCGATGGTGACGACTACGTCCTCAATGGCGCCAAGGTGTTTATCTCCGGGGCCGGCTTTTCGGACGTCTATGTCGTGATGGCCCGTACCGCCGATAGCGGGGCCAAGGGCGTCTCGACCTTTGTGGTCGACAAGGACGCGCCGGGCCTCTCTTTCGGCAAGCATGAAGACAAGATGGGCTGGCGCGCGCAGCCCACGGCCATGGTCAATTTCGACGATTGCCGCATCCCGGCGACCAACCGGGTCGGCAATGAAGGCCACGGCTTCAAATTCGCCATGGCGGGGCTTGATGGTGGACGGCTGAACATTGCGGCCTGTGCCCTCGGCGGCGCGCAAGATGCGCTCGACCGGGCTTTTGGCTATGTGCAGGAGCGCAAGCAGTTTGGCCGTGCGATCATCGATTTCCAGGCGACGCAGTTCAAACTCGCCGACATGGAGACCGAGCTCTCTGCCGCACGGGCGCTGCTCTACGACGCGGCGCGCAAGGTCGATGCGGGCGCACCGGACAAAACCAAGTGCTGCGCCATGGCCAAGCGCTTTGTCACCGATACGGCGTTCAAGGTCGCCAATGACGCGCTGCAGCTTCATGGCGGGTACGGCTATCTCGGCGACTATGAGGTTGAGCGGATCGTGCGCGACCTGCGGGTCCACCAGATCCTTGAAGGCACAAATGAGATCATGCGCGTTATCGTCGCGCGTGAAATGATGAAGGGGCAGGTATGA
- a CDS encoding SulP family inorganic anion transporter, giving the protein MSTSDKPLGLSGYFTLSNLKGDLFGGLTAGIVALPLALAFGEASGAGPIAGLWGAIFVGLFASLFGGTGSQVSGPTGPMVVVFAGLYAALGGNPSLVFAAVILAGIMQILLGITRFGQYVKLVPYPVISGFMSGIGVIIIALQLSRLFGHEPDGGGTIPAFTAVPDAVMNPNWIAVGIAAVSLFIVFTWPKRLAAWIPGPLAALIVGTLISVFIPGAPILGDIPTGLPSFIIPSVDADSILIVIEAAFILAVLGSIDSLLTSLVADNMTRTRHQSNKELIGQGIGNSVAGFFGAIPGAGATMRTVINIRSGGKTRISGMTHALVLLTVVMSLGPLASQIPHAVLAGILVKVGYDTIDFSYVKRAHKGPRWDLALMALVLFLTVFVDLITAVAVGVVLAALAFVKNLADDQIASVHQMAPRNSSEEEVSILERAGGKVMMFDFGGPLSFGAAADLGHHVRQRSGHSAEVLILDFSRVPFLDVSAVTAIETILEDAKDAGKAVYLSGMNDTVSRLLQKFSTSASDATIETFDDRLDALKAAENAASDPAEPQPA; this is encoded by the coding sequence GTGAGCACATCAGACAAGCCGCTGGGTCTCAGCGGCTACTTCACCCTGTCCAATCTGAAGGGCGACCTGTTTGGCGGCCTGACGGCTGGTATCGTTGCGTTGCCACTGGCCCTCGCCTTTGGTGAGGCCTCCGGGGCCGGCCCGATCGCCGGTCTTTGGGGCGCGATCTTCGTTGGTCTCTTCGCCTCATTATTTGGCGGAACCGGCTCTCAGGTCTCCGGACCGACCGGCCCAATGGTCGTTGTCTTTGCCGGCCTCTATGCCGCGCTTGGCGGCAATCCATCACTGGTCTTCGCAGCTGTTATCCTTGCCGGTATCATGCAGATCCTGCTCGGCATCACGCGCTTCGGCCAATATGTGAAGCTCGTCCCCTATCCGGTGATCTCCGGCTTCATGAGCGGTATCGGCGTGATCATCATCGCCCTTCAGCTCTCACGCCTGTTCGGGCATGAGCCTGATGGCGGCGGCACCATCCCGGCCTTCACGGCTGTGCCAGACGCCGTGATGAATCCGAACTGGATCGCCGTCGGTATCGCCGCGGTGTCTCTGTTCATCGTCTTCACCTGGCCAAAGCGCCTCGCTGCGTGGATCCCCGGTCCACTCGCTGCGCTTATTGTCGGCACGCTGATCAGCGTCTTCATTCCGGGCGCACCGATCCTTGGCGACATTCCGACAGGATTGCCGAGCTTCATCATTCCGAGCGTCGATGCAGACTCTATCCTCATCGTTATTGAGGCAGCCTTCATCCTTGCCGTGCTTGGCTCGATCGACAGCCTTCTGACCTCTCTTGTCGCCGACAACATGACGCGGACGCGTCATCAGTCGAACAAGGAACTGATTGGTCAGGGTATCGGTAACTCTGTCGCCGGTTTCTTCGGCGCCATCCCCGGCGCTGGCGCCACCATGCGGACCGTCATCAACATCAGATCCGGCGGCAAGACCCGCATCTCTGGCATGACGCATGCCCTCGTCCTGCTGACGGTTGTCATGAGTCTTGGCCCGCTCGCCTCACAGATTCCTCATGCCGTGCTGGCAGGCATCCTTGTTAAGGTCGGTTACGACACGATCGACTTCTCCTACGTCAAGCGCGCCCACAAAGGCCCGCGCTGGGATCTTGCCCTGATGGCGCTGGTCCTGTTCCTGACGGTGTTCGTCGATCTGATCACCGCAGTCGCCGTTGGCGTCGTTCTGGCAGCACTGGCTTTCGTCAAGAACCTTGCAGACGACCAGATTGCATCGGTGCACCAGATGGCTCCCCGCAACTCCAGCGAAGAGGAAGTGTCCATCCTGGAACGTGCTGGCGGCAAGGTCATGATGTTCGACTTTGGCGGCCCGCTGAGCTTCGGTGCAGCGGCAGACCTTGGTCACCATGTGCGCCAGCGGTCCGGCCACAGCGCTGAAGTCCTGATCCTGGATTTCTCTCGCGTGCCTTTCCTCGACGTATCGGCGGTCACGGCCATCGAGACGATCCTTGAGGATGCCAAAGATGCCGGAAAAGCCGTCTATCTGAGCGGCATGAATGACACTGTCAGCCGCCTGCTGCAGAAGTTCAGCACGTCTGCGTCCGATGCAACGATTGAGACGTTCGATGATCGGCTCGACGCCCTGAAAGCGGCGGAGAATGCGGCGTCCGATCCGGCTGAGCCTCAACCGGCCTGA
- a CDS encoding prepilin peptidase, whose translation MTPKHILFLTASLLAIGLSAWAFAPPGTLALSIAMGATLLALAIIDWRTFILPDPLNLLLALLGLAMIWMVAREDWLHHLIGGVAGYLILLAVELFYRHVRGIDALGRGDAKLLGALGLWVGWTRLPDILLVAAGTGLIAALVASQLGDGGLKRDTPLAFGPWLALSGWICWLAGPLLVPAI comes from the coding sequence ATGACACCGAAACACATCCTCTTTCTGACAGCCTCCCTGCTCGCCATAGGGCTCAGCGCATGGGCGTTTGCCCCGCCCGGCACGCTTGCCCTGTCCATAGCGATGGGCGCGACCTTGCTCGCACTCGCCATTATCGACTGGCGGACCTTCATCCTGCCAGACCCGCTAAACCTGCTTCTTGCCTTGCTTGGCCTTGCGATGATCTGGATGGTCGCGCGAGAGGACTGGCTCCATCACCTCATTGGCGGGGTCGCCGGATACCTCATCCTGCTGGCTGTCGAATTGTTCTACCGCCATGTCCGCGGAATAGACGCACTCGGGCGCGGGGATGCCAAGCTTCTCGGCGCACTTGGCCTCTGGGTGGGATGGACGCGGCTGCCGGACATTCTACTGGTGGCAGCGGGCACAGGCCTCATCGCGGCGCTCGTAGCATCGCAGCTTGGCGACGGAGGCCTGAAGCGCGACACCCCGCTCGCCTTCGGGCCATGGCTCGCGCTCTCTGGCTGGATCTGCTGGCTCGCCGGGCCGCTTCTGGTGCCGGCCATCTAG